The sequence GGacgtctttaggcttttacaaaaatacgtcatgaggtcgtaataaagacgttcttcctagtcccataaagtatatcttaaaaatgttatcagTAGGGCTTAAGGATGTATTTAAAAGTTCCTATGTTTGGCATTTCGTTGTCCtaaggatgtcttgaaaggatatccagggcacaatgtcgtaaggatgtccctgggacatctttgaagcgtcttgtataaaattatcattattcgaaatcaacccaaattcaaagtattcTATAATTTTCTCTCACAAGACTTGAATGATTAAAggctctgaaatattacaaaaaactgattcagacataatttttaaaatttattttttaaagttcaagttagaaatatttcggctatgagatttctcgaagttttattgtgaaaatttgaacgaaaccaaaaacatcctctagagtaagcccgaaactgttttaaaagtggtaaaactgttttatcataaatttgtaaattacacggagTTATAATAAAGTCATATGAAATACCACAACCCaaaatcggtaaagtggtcttttttaggacaatgatgagtcccttactaggattacctgaaaagctataatatacaggatacattacgatttgaattaggcaattctgataaattaaaagaataaaatttctttaatgaagtagTTTTGAGgactgccctaccgatagaaatctcagagtttATGCTAAAGATTCACAAGGCtttgagaagctctgagaaattctccgcaggcactcaggtagatatatttaaaggtccaagtagctcgtttaaatgttttaaaggctttaaaatcttctttccgaaattgaaataaaaatacgatcataaataataagcagagaggCGATAGACAACGCTGGCGTCCTAATTCTCGATACATCTGGAATAAAAATGGATCGATTATAAGACGAAatattatccaggcaaggttaagaATCGGTAATTAACTTCGATTCATGTCTAGTTTAGCTACCCTTCTAGAAATAAacgatttaaaacgatttccaaCGATTAAGAGTGATCATAAGTTGAATAGGTTTAAATTGTTGCTGATTGCATCAATTTTTCTCAATCGTATTCACTCGTATTGGATTGAGTGAATACACTTGCATTCAATGCGTCCTCTGCAGTTTTTGTTTGTAACACACATGGTCCGCACGCttttattggttagaaattaaacttttaataacttAACAAACattttgagaacaaaaattagaatgttttttCAATGAGTATATCGAATTAAAAATCGATAGTATCGAGGTTATAACCAGATacagaaattattctttttaatggaTGTGTCAGTTAAATCGTGTAATTATCAAGTAAGTAGTAGTAGTTTGATTTAAAGGGTCTATTGTACTAAAAcgttcatttaattatttttatatgaatattgTTGATATTTGTTTGTATGAAAGAGTAAAAAACTGCTagtaaataattatagaaatatcaaaatgttgTAGTGAACATCTTAACATCTAAGTCAGAATAATAGAtacctaattgaaaattattggagTCATTATAGAACGTAGGATGGCGCTAATATTTCGAAACTAGGACGAAATAAGTTGTAGGAAActcattcaactttttaaatttttagtagaaaaacttatccgATACTTTGAAGTTTTTCGCAATATCAGAATGCTGAATGTTTGaataagtttgttttaaaattcttgaatatttctagttttaaatatttaacatattcaatttttaatattgaaaatattttggtttgtctatgtctaattttaatcttataaatttataaactttgatATAAGAGTATGCACGTTTTTATACATTTAAGCACATCGAAGAATaagagtttgattttaaatttaaaaattttttgaaactgaggTCGAAATTCTAGTATTAAAGAAATgattacgtttaaaattaaacacctTAGGagcctgcattttaaaattttattttttaagtctctgAATTTGTATGTACTTATTCAAATAAAATCGCAACAagatcaaaaatgtatattttttatacttgaatTTCACAcggcataatttttaaatgaacaaagtTACAAGCTTCTGAATCCATACTTTACAATTCTGAATGCTTTATTTAGAAGTGTCTAGGCGGcttgtaatttttacatacattgcTGAAAGTTTGAACTCAAAATACctggttttaaatgttttagttatatatttaaaatgctcAGTGTTCAGAAAACTTCCACAtggtattatttgtaatttagtcttaaatactttaaataaaaaaggttcagctttgaaaacttaaactttgattTCTATTCCGTTCTtctattttgtttacttttttttaacaggaaattattccaaattttttcttcgattttagtggctatcttgtgaataataaaaaagtaaatttatagtTCAATTTGAGGGATATCCCTCAGACGTTTTTTATAACATATCTTTTgatcatcctagggatgctcttaaaacgtatAATGTCAGTATGAAAGGTGTCCCGTGAACATCCATATGTTTAGACGTCTtaaggtcatctttaggacattggacgttaatacgagacgttgattggcctgccataggacgtcctaggaacatcccaaggacgttcttgggattttcatatttttgtgtccACTAGGTTATAAATTTCAACTGTTAATCttctaattgtaatttttatttcataattaatcatttatcaATAGTTGatggaacaatttttttccatgttTGCCAATCATTtgggattttttttgtttaatttcagtcACAAAATTTATCTAGAAATATTATATCCCTTATTATACCAAACTGATGATACGGCAATGCTAGTTGTATCTCTGTTAATGGccctctttctctttttctcgttttgaaaaatggatttgtatagcttattaatctaaaataaagATAACTCAAAGGTAAatataaatgtttcaattttcaacctcaattttaataaaagatatatatcattttttgtcgcattttaatttaaaaaatgttcattatataaatttttttttacaatttttgcatTGAGCAATTGAGAAAAAGAGAATTCATGATTCATAAAATATTCGATATGATTTAATAAAGAACTTGCATCTATACGACTCTAGGCTGATAAGAAAAACTTATAGTTCTCGTAACTTCGAAGAATGGGCATAAAAGATATATTCAACATCTAAATCCTAtcgtctgaagtatgtcatttttaacatctcactTAATGTTCAAATCATAaacccttttttatttaaaaattttccataaaattttagaaaatgtgtataaaatattATGATGAATAGAAagtgttattaaaaatgtaaaatgatttgatgaaacaaatcattttacaattaacaagtcaacaaCGTTTTGGACAACATGGGTTATTTACGAGTATCTTACATCCTTGAGAGGTATGGCGCCGTCAGAAGGCAACAAATTGGAGATTGGTTACAcaccaatagaaaattagttattcttaaggaACAGCGTACTTTCTTAATTAGGTGTAGAAAAAATGCcttatttccaacacatattcaacaaaatttaagtaaaaataatgtaactaatttaaattataatttaatctcaacatttcaaaaaactaaattcaatttccatacaaaatgtctacgtttagaaattgaaaacattgtgaaaaatattcaaaaattaggtcaGTTTTCAAATTGCTTACAGTATCGTTTCTCAAGAGTTATATCTGATGgctctttaaacaagttttttgattcacaagatttaagtcttcgtaatctaaaatactcaaaacgtTATGAGTGTATAagaaaatttgacttattaaaaaataGGTCTTTAGTTTCTAATATAAAGATTACTAATTTcatattaaacaaatgttttaagaatttatcaacaGTTGAAATCTCTGATGACGTTGCTGAAGTTTTAGCATTAGGAAACAATTTTGGAGTTCCTTTGAATGTTAATAGAATTCCTATCAATAGTTTAgttgctaatattgaaaattctatcaaaaataataaagaagaagatttaaaatttaatattcgaaaaactgttactcaaatagtttcaaatcacagtaataataataaatttaaaaatttagaaaaatctgttcaattagttgaaatttttcaaaaaaattataaagatttaatttttgtgaaggctGATAAAAGTAACTTAACAGTTGCAGCAAATAGAGACGATTATAACATTACAGTTGAAAACATCCTTAAGAATGATANNNNNNNNNNNNNNNNNNNNNNNNNNNNNNNNNNNNNNNNNNNNNNNNNNNNNNNNNNNNNNNNNNNNNNNNNNNNNNNNNNNNNNNNNNNNNNNNNNNNagagtaaagtcaagattagaactgaactagtggccctgaagccctcaaatatatagggctgcttatctaatcgaaggaggaagctgtgactatattacaatggcttcaatatattattttgtgCAAGTCTTTCATAtacatttgcatcacaaacatccaaatgtttagaaatgcaatatccgcatttttttaaaggtaatttctataaaataaaatcagagtgatagtttttgtgaatttaagattgatatcaggtaaattttaagtttcatataacctacagattgtaacttattcctttttcactttcagtgataacgagaatttataaacctaaattaaaagaaaaaattcagtttttgttgtgtaaaatatatgcataaatttttaacattcagatgtgttgtgatgcaaatatgtgaaaaacaatgttcaaaaaaatattaaaatgcctgaaaataaatagtctataaatgaaagtagactgcatgtatgccaggattttcttaaaggtTGCCTATTTAGTAAGTTTTGAATCAatgatttaaactatttaaattagatttgttttattgaaattaataattttctatcggaactattgttcttttattgtttaatgctgattcataaatGCTACTGAATGGATACAAGAATAAAATTACGAGGCCGATTAAAAAAGCCGGTTTCTCATTCGAAATTCACTCTGACATATGGGCGGCTATcgggaattccagtgacagatacgctgTTCAGAAGACCTTAAAACCCattcaaaagtgaattttttcattatcttcaatcttgaaatatccttaaatagcttccaaatttcgttttaaaatcttcaaaatctacaTTTACGCTTAAATTTtgctggaatattttcaaatgttactttattattatttttttcatttctaattatctctttaatttatctgaatttttcataaaactcttTATCAATCCtgcacaacaaaaataaaataccttaCAAGttcctaatttttgaaaatttttgaaattctttcaaaacttttgtacatcgtttaaaatgattcgactttttttctgcgatttttaatcaaatctgtcaaattaaaaaaatgcctgaaaatattccagattattatgttgaaattttaggaaatctgtttaaatatttttaaaaatacgcttAAGATTAATGACGGGGtttacaaaatagtccaattttctacccggaaatatgaattttcaataaaaatgtaaatgtttaattcaagaaaatagtttaattttaaactaaatagttgaataaaaatatttatgtgaagTTTCCGCCAACAAGAAtcatcttctaccaaaaaacaagactttttattacacgaatttttaaccaaataatggaactttcaactaaaaaaaaaagaagtgcaACCTTAAATGAATAAACTAGTTAaacttgaagtttaaaaattggaacaaaacaaaaaaacgaattctcaactaaaaatacttgaatttgcaagcaaattaatttttaactaaaaaattgaatttttaacaaaggagatacgtttttaaccaaaacataccgaattttctacaaactagttataattttctcaaccgaaattaattaaatagctgaacttttatacaaaaaaattcagttagacttttcaacatcaaaatataagtttaaaaaaataagttaatctGTAAATATACTTGAATGTACAAGCTGAAGAgaccaaacattttcatttttatcaaagattttttgtaatcttcgaaTTTTAGAGTACTAAACTGCATGGGAAATTTCTAAAGTGGAACCAAAAGGGACAACAGCTAAATTTTTCTACTGGGaatcctaaaaataatatttactatttCTGTTTACAAGGTCCAGTTTAATTATCTCAGGTACGCTGCCCTTCTAAGATATAATCTCAGGCGAGAGCTGCTCAACATGAGTTAGGCATCGCCGTAGCATTAAACTCAACTGTTGCTTTCAGTTATCCCGTTTCcgaccttcctagaactgctggcgcCAGCAGTTTCTCGGAGGAGCAGGGCAAGAGCTGTTGAGACAGTCGCCTGGGAAGGTCCGCAGTGCGCGATtactcagtcaagtatattgcgcaacagcatgcattccaattggaaacaatTCAGACTGCCCtggctgtttacgtttcgatcccttaaaattaaatctacGGCTATTTAAAGGCAAACCCCTACACTGGACTTAAAGCAGGAGATTGGTATACGTATTTCTCTAGTGAACTAAACCTATTTAGTACATGGTGTCTTTAAGAATCGAGATTACACCAAATAAGATTCTTGTCTACGAGTATGTAAGCCGCCAGTTCGTGCGCGGTTATTGGGGAAATATGATGAACTAAAACAACTCACTAGAAACGTGAAAAACACAGAATAaacgttaaattaattaataagtttgTAGATGGCTCCTTACTAGCGTAGAAAAACTTAATAAATgtgccttttttttataaaattaggtaCAGGCGGATTTCCAGAGAATTACCCTGTACAATACGTTTTAATAACGATGGAGGATTACTATACTTTTGAAGATAAAATCGATCGATACGTTTACGATGTTATCCCCGACTGGATGGAACCTTATAAAGCGAATTATGTTGAGAAAGTAAAGGCTTATATACGAACAGAAAGAGGCGTTCCTTTTGCTTCCTCTCTTCTAAAATCAAATCAACCTAGAGGGCATCATCCTTCACCTCCATTGAACGCTACACTACGTATAGGGAACGAAAGATATTCGGAATATTATACAACTGTGAATTTCAGAGAGTATACATGCAGATATTATGTTCCCTCAAATCTACACCTACTCAACAACCATATTTATGTAACACTGCCAGGAGGACCTGTTTATGCTGCACCTTTAGTCAGATATGATCCATCAACCAGATGTTCATCATCTCCTAGGACATCCGAGACACTTCATGTCACACCCTAGAAAAATCGAAAAGGATATCCtgcattctgaaaaaaattcttaaataaaaaaactatttttttatatgaatgaaCATTTTTGTAAGCAGATTGTggtaaattttcaggatttttgttCTAATCAATTAAagaacaagatttaaaataataacatgtagtttattcattttagtttggtatggaagcttctaatgtgtcccctaagggtttacattttttcttgcaccttcttccctattcctttacacacccccacacacttacttggtggtcgaaagggggacctacagtttaaggtgggttccgaaccaccaagagcaacagctttaagtacttagagaacctttgTGGGTCtgaagcctacgctttagcccccacgaccgtCATCCTACTTAACATGTAGtttattcaattatattaatttcagaatATAGTTTTATATCTCTCGAACCGAGAGCTCTGTTTCACACGAAGGACATGCCTCTTCTGAGGGCTGACGTCGAGTTGCAGTGATGCCAGGGGAACACAGCGGGTGGTGTCTACCCCCTCCATGCTACTACCTTCACCGCAACTCAACGCTAGTCGTCGAACGGGAAATGGCTCCTTAGGggtcattttttactaaaatcacATTTGAACATGAGAGTGTAAGGTTGGAGAAAAGAGTGACGTCAAAATAGGCTGTTTTTAGCCTATTTTTGACCTCGCTGGAGACCtggagaaaaatataaaaatatgttacaggtatcaaattactcttCATTGAAAATCAAAGTGAAATAAgtcattttacttttttaaggtttattctatagaaaaaatacaataaaaatgattttataattagtggtatttcctattttctaaatttgtaggatcttctcaacccctaaataggggtaattttttgaaaaaaaagaaaagcaatgcttattttggtttttaatgacaagtaattttttacctgtaacatatttttatatttttccctcAGGTTACTAGGGAGGACCAAAAATTAGGCTAACGAGTGACAGCACCAGACGGAGCATCGGGTAACACCGAATGAACCCTGCATCGTCGCGATGACAAGCGACCACTCATCGGCTGACACTTCAGACGGCTATCTTGTCACTAACAGTCAGACAACCAATAGCAACCAGAGTAGTCCGTAGCACGGAACCAATCGGCAGGACGAACGGACTATACCGCGGAAGCGTACATTGACGGTGGGCATCCATTGGACTTTATTTAGTTAAGTTTTGAGGAGAAATAAATAACCCGTTATTTTTCGCAACACTTCCTACGAATTAAAAACTCTAGTActttgtattacagtttgtaatatcatttaggctcctataactttcaaaacaagaaatttttacaaTACTTTATTTCTTTTGACACTTGCACGTGTTTcctaaatttaatgcaaaataaagttaGTCTAATTCTTAACggcaacgaaaagatagcctattgcTCATGATTGAACGGTTATGCGGTAAGTACAgcgaaaatcttcaatagccctcccttctatagcctttccgagaattgacgccgtgccgcATGCAGGTTTAACAGCTCTGCGCgtggtgcgcgggatctgcggctatCACTctggcgagcagtcaggcgtgatcAAGCAAAAGCGGAGTAGGCTATAATGAGATAGTTGCTACCCatcgtcagccccgaaatcggtgatatagaagagtttcactgtattaagaTTTATTTACAGCAATGTCCTGTAACCTAAAATAACCGAATAACTCTGACGATTTCAtgtatacattgatttttaaattttaagataatcgTGTTTCTGCcgaaattttagattattttcattGTGTGTAAAATgatagttttaataatttcagaagttttaaaaatattttaagatccttactatttttaagaaaaatatcaaagtgacattaataatagtttttaattaccGCAGAGTTTCGATATTTATCTACAATTacattgatttattaataaatgcaAGTATCCAactatattataattgtaaaataatgattttttgcagtcataatggtaaaagaaacctaaattaaaactagAGGGTTTGCCATCTCAGTTTCCAAACTGCCCTGATCGTTGTTCGAAGGCTGactttttttttagacatttcagAATCCTTTATCAAAACATCTCCCTTTATTAGACGAGCGGGTTTTTTAGCACCTTCGCACAATGCTTGGGGCAGTTTTGAAATTGAGATTTCAAAACCCCAGGTTTAAATTTACGTTTATCATATAATTATGACTGCAAAAATACCTATGTTAccattttaatttactttctacttgaatttatcaataaattaatgtaattgtacataaatCTTGAAACTCAGCAATAATCCAATACCGTCATTAATATTActttcacatttttcttacagatagtaagggtcttaaaatatttaaaaaaatttttaatatattgaaactataattttacaCATTATCACAATAATATAAAAGTTCAGTAAgaagaagaatatattaaaatatgaaaatcagtGTTATGAAATCACCAGACCCACATGATTATTTGAGGTTAAAGGACATCAGTGTAAACAAATCGAAATATTAACCGCAATAACCGCTCCATCAggagctaaaacttccttttttcaaatgatctgatacgttaaaaatttagctgCATACACTACGTGTCCAGGCTGAGTCGTACCCTGATTTAAGGTTCGGAGCTATACATCGATGTACACCCATTTTGATTAGATATTTATCCGTGAATGAATGAAATACGCCAAAAAGACGATCGAATTATgacatttcacaagtttttacgTGCAAAATAATAACAGACACCGGGCAGACCGGGCGTCGCAGCAGTGTCGCCAATGTTTCAAGATTCGCCGCTCTTCACAAAAGTGAAAGTTGGTACATATTTGTTCGAAAAGCGCAAAAGTGgacgtaaaatcgacgaaaacagtgACCTCTCGACTGGGACTGTCGTTTACTATAAATTCCAACTGCTAGAACTTCTAGATCGCGGCGCTATAGTGTGTTACGGGTATCGTTGGCCTCCGTGATTTGTAAGCGTACAAGATTTAGAACtggtaaattatatatttattgtagATCCCTTTATTGCGAATCTTTTGTGCAATAAATTCCTATGTACATACCTCGTCCATTGCTTACATTACTTTGTTCTCAtaatgtctattctccatggatACAAGATCCGAAGATGCAAGTGCTCCACAGATATGAGCGTACCGACTCCAAAGGAGCTAATGCAATTGTTTCCCCTCTAACCCCACTTTATCAGAGAGTCAGGGGCGCGCGAGTGCGCGCTGCCTTATATTCGACATGCGCGTGCGCATAGTAGGCCTGTATGCGTTCTCACTCACTTTCCACGAAATCTTAAAGTGGTCAAATAAGAAAACTTCTCGGAATTTCGCTGAAGCCAGAATCAGATACGGTGAAAGACACGCGTGTGTGACAAATAAAACACGCTCAAGCTAATTCCGCCTATTTAGATTATTCGATATGTAGGTGCTTGGATGTTTATATTACGTTATATGCTTTATGTTTAGATATTTAGCCACTTTTAATTAATGTGGAGAGTATTAAACAGAGTTGTCTTATTATTAAGAGAAACCCGAACGAATCTGGATGAAGTTGAGAAATAAGAACTAACCGTAATTGTGAGGGGTTAAAGTTGTCGAGGAAGGTACCAGATAAGTATCAGGTGAAGGTACAAACGGCGACGACGAACAAAAACCATAAGGAGAAACCATAAGGAGAAGGGGCAGAAAATAGAGGGCGAGCGCAACAAGTCCACGGAACCATGAGACGTAGCGCCAATCAGATTCCTTCACGGCTGTCGATCATGTTAAACGCATAGAGGGAGCTAGCGGAAGCACAGGTCAAGCGCAAGCAGCACAGCGTGGTATTTCCAAAGTGAATCATGAGCGGTAGCACCAGATGAACCATCGGATAATACTGAATGAACCCTGCATCTTCGCGATGGAAAGCGACCACTTATCGGCCGACACTTGAGGCGACCATCTTGTCACTAGCAGGCAGACAACCAATAGCAACCCCAGTAGTCCGTTCGGAGAACCAATCTCAAAACGGACTCTACCGCGGAAGCGCACATTGGCGGAGGGAACCTATTGGATCTCGTCCTTTGACGTCCTTTGACGATACAAGGTGGGCCGGAACAGAAAAGTCAAACGACTGACCAAAAGAGTAAAGATGGGTTCGAGGGACGCCGTAGCAGCAGCCAGATGGCTTAAATGTAAGTGATCTTTTGTTTACGATTTTTAAGTGCCTTCTCTGTCTCGGGTCCGATCCCGTTCGGCTTAGGAAGCGACGCCAGAAAGTTAAGGCGAACGTATTCCTTCAAACAACCAAGCAACGAGAATGTGAAGGATGCTGGAGATCGTGAGAGCATGGCGCGGGTGTCTCCGGCTGCCATTTCATACAGCGTCAGGAGTGTGTGACCTACAAACTCGGTTCATTCCGGCGTGACGTGACAACAGGTAGGTAAGTGGCAGCCTTCTTGTGGCTCGGTTTCCCACCTGTGCCACCCCCGGCCAGGTCGTGATTAGGGGAAAAGCACACGAAATTTAGGAAACCTGATTAAAACATATACATTGTTCCGTCGTCACACATTTCTTGTCAGGCAAAGCAGGCCTAGCATGAATCTTGTTCGCGAAAGTGTGAAATTAAAAGGTACTGAAAGATAGAGGAAATGGGGGAacgaagagagagagaaaaaatggaTGGCTTATGTAAAAAGGGCATCGACTGCACTACTGGCGCGGGTCGTTCGATTCAGTGTTCTTACGAACTCGTAAGTGAATCAGGATGATCGTTTAACACCACCGATTCCTATCGAATAAAATCGGGATGAATCTCGTCTTATTTTTACCAATCCAAACCGAACGAATGATCTCGCGGCGAGTGAAACGCCAACGCCGGTTCGCCGTGAACACGCGATCCTATCCGAATTAGTTTAGCCTTCTGTGTT comes from Belonocnema kinseyi isolate 2016_QV_RU_SX_M_011 chromosome 5, B_treatae_v1, whole genome shotgun sequence and encodes:
- the LOC117173985 gene encoding uncharacterized protein LOC117173985 isoform X2 translates to MYLVSDLVNLDHWLSIGTGGFPENYPVQYVLITMEDYYTFEDKIDRYVYDVIPDWMEPYKANYVEKVKAYIRTERGVPFASSLLKSNQPRGHHPSPPLNATLRIGNERYSEYYTTVNFREYTCRYYVPSNLHLLNNHIYVTLPGGPVYAAPLVRYDPSTRCSSSPRTSETLHVTP
- the LOC117173985 gene encoding uncharacterized protein LOC117173985 isoform X1 codes for the protein MNIREEPMEKLKTQGKQKAIHGEHPKTLDQHEMDCELSNICLIRGTGGFPENYPVQYVLITMEDYYTFEDKIDRYVYDVIPDWMEPYKANYVEKVKAYIRTERGVPFASSLLKSNQPRGHHPSPPLNATLRIGNERYSEYYTTVNFREYTCRYYVPSNLHLLNNHIYVTLPGGPVYAAPLVRYDPSTRCSSSPRTSETLHVTP
- the LOC117173985 gene encoding uncharacterized protein LOC117173985 isoform X3; the protein is MVMGFPHLQCTGGFPENYPVQYVLITMEDYYTFEDKIDRYVYDVIPDWMEPYKANYVEKVKAYIRTERGVPFASSLLKSNQPRGHHPSPPLNATLRIGNERYSEYYTTVNFREYTCRYYVPSNLHLLNNHIYVTLPGGPVYAAPLVRYDPSTRCSSSPRTSETLHVTP